From Pseudomonas hefeiensis, one genomic window encodes:
- a CDS encoding substrate-binding periplasmic protein — translation MRSAMGALLLMGSGCFAAETPLRFAITDSWAMPMVQTEEGRPIQGIIPEVMTRLATQVGMPAQFHVLARARLDNAMKHGEVDVRCYVIPDWVKDTGGDYLWSIPLFFQRDVLVGTASAPTEVTPATLPHQPVGTVLSYAYPTLQPLFDGGDLRRDDARSQEQVLAKLLAGRYRYAVSNQWALEWFNQRHTPDRPLRAVAVLQERVLGCYVRDDPKIPAQRILRTLLKMKTSGEIDAIIQRYTGHRESPGSGSDSP, via the coding sequence ATGCGTTCGGCCATGGGGGCTTTGCTGTTAATGGGTTCAGGGTGTTTTGCTGCCGAAACCCCGTTGCGTTTCGCCATCACCGACAGTTGGGCCATGCCCATGGTGCAGACTGAAGAAGGCCGCCCGATCCAGGGCATCATCCCCGAGGTCATGACCCGACTGGCGACCCAGGTGGGGATGCCGGCGCAGTTTCATGTCCTGGCCCGCGCCCGGCTGGACAATGCCATGAAACATGGCGAAGTCGACGTACGGTGTTATGTCATCCCCGATTGGGTAAAGGATACGGGGGGCGATTACCTGTGGAGCATCCCGCTATTTTTCCAGCGCGACGTGCTGGTGGGCACGGCCAGCGCCCCCACGGAGGTGACGCCCGCGACCCTGCCCCACCAGCCTGTCGGGACCGTGCTCAGTTATGCCTACCCGACCTTGCAACCGCTCTTCGACGGCGGGGATCTGCGACGTGACGATGCACGCAGCCAGGAACAAGTCCTGGCCAAACTGCTGGCCGGCCGCTATCGCTATGCGGTCAGCAATCAATGGGCGCTGGAGTGGTTCAATCAGCGACATACCCCTGACCGGCCATTGCGCGCCGTGGCTGTACTCCAGGAGCGCGTGTTGGGCTGCTATGTGCGCGACGATCCGAAAATCCCGGCACAACGCATTCTGCGCACCTTATTGAAAATGAAAACGTCGGGGGAAATCGACGCGATCATCCAGCGCTACACCGGCCATAGAGAGTCGCCGGGCAGCGGATCCGATTCGCCCTGA
- a CDS encoding putative bifunctional diguanylate cyclase/phosphodiesterase yields the protein MDKKYRRAVDAAAIFSETDLSGRITYVNDQFCKLFGYPREELLGANHRLINSGQHPGEFFSAMWRTIALGQVWKGEICNRAKDGTLHWVDTTLVPVIDDATGQIERYLAIRFDISEKRQLLHSLQWRVGHDVLTGLPNRTYLSDLLDQALEFSRAQNLPLAVCMLDLDGFKAVNDGHGHACGDQLLVEVARRLRSIVRGEDVVARLAGDEFVLVLRHVRGLDELHAALNRVLIAVSMPYAIDGKAIKVFASIGVTLFPDDNEDADTLLRHADQAMYVAKQSGRNRFHLFDVSRDHEVRVTYQTVERVRQAMAGNELRLHFQPKVNMRHGAVVGLEALLRWKHPQRGLVPPREFLPLVEETDLIVEIGEWVMEQVLIQLQQWQHAGQVWPVSINISARHFQRADFVERLRQVLQRHPAVSPRMLDLQIVESVAVENLAHVSTCLQACQALGVGFSLGGFGTGYCSLNDLKHLRTQTIKIDKTFVRDILNDRDDLALTEAIIGLARAFGRQVVAEGLDSLEHGQLLLRLGCEVAQGYFIARPMPPEQVPGWVRGFASPPQWQHRPDLQGESDPLPGDSLWPV from the coding sequence ATGGATAAGAAGTACCGCAGAGCCGTTGACGCCGCCGCGATTTTTTCTGAAACCGATCTGAGCGGGCGCATTACCTACGTCAACGACCAATTCTGTAAGCTTTTTGGCTACCCGCGCGAAGAGCTGTTGGGGGCTAACCATCGCCTGATCAACTCCGGCCAGCACCCTGGCGAGTTCTTCAGCGCCATGTGGCGCACCATCGCCCTGGGGCAGGTCTGGAAGGGTGAGATCTGCAACCGGGCCAAGGACGGTACGCTGCATTGGGTCGATACCACGCTGGTGCCGGTGATCGACGATGCGACCGGTCAGATCGAGCGCTACCTGGCGATTCGTTTTGATATCAGCGAGAAGCGTCAGTTGTTGCATTCGCTGCAATGGCGGGTCGGTCACGATGTGTTGACCGGATTGCCCAACCGCACCTACCTGTCCGATCTGCTGGATCAGGCTCTGGAGTTTTCCAGGGCGCAGAACTTGCCTCTGGCGGTGTGTATGCTCGACCTGGATGGCTTCAAGGCCGTGAACGACGGTCATGGCCATGCCTGTGGTGATCAGTTGCTGGTGGAAGTCGCCAGGCGCCTGCGCAGCATCGTGCGCGGTGAGGATGTGGTGGCGCGGCTGGCTGGCGATGAGTTTGTGCTGGTGCTGCGCCATGTACGCGGGCTTGATGAATTGCATGCCGCGTTGAACCGGGTGCTGATTGCCGTCTCCATGCCGTATGCCATTGATGGCAAGGCCATCAAGGTTTTCGCCAGCATTGGCGTCACCCTGTTTCCCGATGACAACGAAGACGCCGACACCTTGTTGCGCCACGCCGACCAGGCGATGTACGTGGCCAAGCAGAGCGGTCGCAATCGCTTTCATTTGTTCGACGTGTCCCGGGACCATGAAGTGCGGGTCACTTACCAGACCGTCGAGCGGGTGCGGCAGGCCATGGCCGGCAACGAGTTGCGGCTGCATTTCCAGCCCAAGGTCAATATGCGCCATGGCGCGGTGGTGGGCCTGGAAGCGTTGCTGCGCTGGAAACATCCACAACGGGGCCTGGTGCCGCCCCGGGAGTTCCTGCCGCTTGTGGAGGAGACCGACCTGATCGTCGAGATCGGTGAGTGGGTCATGGAGCAGGTGCTGATTCAGTTGCAGCAATGGCAGCACGCGGGGCAGGTCTGGCCGGTGAGCATCAATATCTCGGCGCGGCATTTCCAGCGGGCGGATTTCGTCGAGCGGTTGCGGCAGGTGCTGCAACGGCACCCGGCGGTGTCGCCGCGCATGCTGGATCTGCAGATCGTTGAATCCGTCGCGGTGGAAAACCTTGCCCACGTCAGCACCTGTCTCCAGGCGTGCCAGGCCTTGGGTGTGGGGTTTTCCCTGGGCGGTTTTGGCACGGGATACTGTTCGCTCAATGACCTCAAACACCTGCGCACACAGACCATCAAGATCGACAAGACCTTTGTCCGCGACATACTCAATGACCGGGATGATCTGGCGCTGACCGAAGCGATCATCGGCTTGGCCAGGGCATTTGGTCGCCAGGTGGTGGCGGAGGGACTGGACAGCCTGGAGCATGGTCAATTGCTGTTACGCCTGGGTTGCGAAGTGGCTCAAGGCTATTTCATCGCCCGGCCCATGCCGCCTGAACAAGTACCAGGCTGGGTGAGGGGATTTGCTTCGCCGCCGCAATGGCAGCATCGGCCGGACCTTCAGGGCGAATCGGATCCGCTGCCCGGCGACTCTCTATGGCCGGTGTAG
- a CDS encoding helix-turn-helix domain-containing protein — protein MQISSLGPAIRRYRKVAGLTQAELGEKTGFDPKTISRFETGTYTPSVEALVLLADKLDVQLKVFFADMDDEDEQRAYLFGVIHKATAKDLGKLIAAVDQALAKP, from the coding sequence ATGCAAATTTCAAGTTTGGGTCCGGCCATCAGACGCTATCGCAAAGTAGCGGGGCTTACTCAGGCTGAACTTGGCGAAAAAACCGGTTTTGACCCTAAAACCATCAGCCGTTTCGAAACCGGCACCTACACCCCGAGCGTCGAAGCCTTGGTCTTGCTTGCCGACAAACTGGATGTACAGCTCAAAGTGTTTTTTGCCGACATGGACGACGAGGACGAACAGCGGGCATACCTGTTTGGCGTCATACACAAAGCCACCGCAAAGGATTTGGGGAAGCTGATTGCGGCGGTAGATCAGGCACTGGCGAAGCCTTGA